In the genome of Pseudomonas putida, one region contains:
- a CDS encoding HlyD family efflux transporter periplasmic adaptor subunit, whose protein sequence is MKKPVIIGVLVGGVIIAALLVWGSFRDDDPNTLKLHGNVDIRQVSLAFDGNGRVAQLQVEEGDAVKAGQVLALMDTRTLSLQAEQARAQIAVQQSNLLRMRNGSRPEEIAQARSRVAAANADIALARQDLLRLQGIGEKTQGRGVSMQDLDRAKSALQVARAKGREQQEALRLAELGPRAEDVASAQAQLQASQAQLALLEHQIDLGTLIAPTDAVVRSRLLEAGDMATPQRPVFALALTKPKWVRVFIGEADLGRIKPGMSAQVFTDSHPDQPVAGKVGYISSVAEFTPKAVQTEELRTKLVYEVRVWVEDDSDVLRLGQPATVNLTVGDAQ, encoded by the coding sequence CATCGGTGTACTGGTCGGGGGTGTCATCATCGCTGCGCTGTTGGTGTGGGGCAGCTTTCGTGACGATGACCCGAATACGCTCAAGTTGCATGGCAATGTCGATATTCGCCAGGTGTCGCTGGCCTTCGATGGCAATGGCCGGGTTGCGCAACTGCAGGTCGAAGAAGGCGATGCGGTGAAAGCCGGTCAAGTGCTCGCGCTGATGGACACGCGTACCCTCAGCCTGCAAGCCGAGCAAGCCCGAGCGCAGATCGCCGTGCAGCAAAGCAATCTTTTGCGCATGCGTAATGGATCGCGGCCCGAGGAAATCGCCCAGGCGCGTAGCCGCGTGGCCGCCGCCAATGCTGACATCGCTCTGGCCAGGCAAGACCTGCTGCGTTTGCAGGGCATCGGCGAGAAGACCCAGGGCCGCGGGGTCAGCATGCAGGACCTGGATCGGGCGAAAAGCGCGCTGCAGGTCGCTCGCGCAAAGGGCCGGGAGCAGCAAGAAGCCTTGCGCCTCGCCGAGCTAGGCCCCCGGGCCGAAGATGTCGCCAGCGCCCAGGCACAGCTGCAAGCCTCGCAAGCGCAACTGGCGTTGCTCGAGCATCAGATCGACCTAGGAACATTGATCGCGCCTACCGATGCGGTGGTGCGCTCGCGCCTGCTGGAAGCGGGTGACATGGCCACGCCCCAGCGCCCGGTGTTCGCCCTGGCCTTGACCAAACCCAAGTGGGTCCGGGTGTTCATCGGCGAAGCGGACCTGGGGCGGATCAAACCCGGTATGAGCGCCCAGGTGTTCACCGACAGCCACCCCGATCAACCTGTCGCCGGTAAGGTCGGCTATATCTCCTCCGTCGCGGAGTTCACGCCTAAAGCGGTGCAGACCGAAGAGCTGCGCACCAAGCTGGTCTACGAGGTGCGGGTATGGGTGGAGGACGACAGCGACGTGCTGCGCCTCGGGCAGCCGGCTACCGTCAACCTCACCGTTGGTGATGCGCAGTGA